A window of the Acanthochromis polyacanthus isolate Apoly-LR-REF ecotype Palm Island chromosome 10, KAUST_Apoly_ChrSc, whole genome shotgun sequence genome harbors these coding sequences:
- the LOC110960409 gene encoding protocadherin-1-like isoform X4: MALPRWGVLLVLAVVLLASCGAAPTDILYRVPEEQPPNTLIGSLASDQGLPDTGHLYKLEVGSPYLRVDGKTGDIYTTEIPIDRETLRDCRNLFPGDKCFLEFEVSITDMVKGIGSGPRLIEGRIEILDINDNTPQFSSPILTLSIPENTHIGALFSIPVATDKDSGDNGIAEYTLTAGPDADQLFSMQVVVDTDEKLPQLIVMGNLDREKKDSYDLNIRVVDGGKPPRASSALLRVTVTDQNDNAPKFERSQYEAELPENSPLGHSVLQVRANDADTGSNGEIDYSLHQAPETVQRLLRIDRSSGVIYVKGLVDREEENFLKFFVVARDRGPTSKSSKVLVTINVKDRNDNQPAIEIRGIGLVTHQDGVANISEDMPIGTPVALVQVSDRDEGENAVVTCVVAGDVPFQLRPASESANDRKRKYFLQTTTLLDYERVKDYRIEIVAVDSGNPALSSTNSLKVQVTDMNDNTPTFSPVMLEVDFPEGNQPGDKVLDIVATDADSGTNAELVYSIIELSATSLFEIDAVTGEVRVKNLLDREEMERYEFRVTAADKGVPSKTGTATVVINVLDRNDNDPKFMLNGYSFSVNENMPPLNPVGVVTVTDADKGENSQVRLFVEPDNGKFVVQNGTGTILSSISFDREKESTYTFRLKAVDAGEPPRSSYVGVTINVLDENDNAPYVTKPANSSYKYLTPVTPLDTSVEVVEAEDIDAGPNAELYYTITGGNPYGLFEISPSSGEITLAQEFTGKHNGLHRLVVKVSDKGKPPRHTTALVHVYVNDTKSNVSLIEALVGHSLYTPLDTDIAGDPNYAITQRSNILYGSLAGIAGVILVIVAVVVIRHRLQKDTKSGYQAGKKESKDLYAPKQGPKNGKGKKSKKGKAPKPAKPLEEDEEASLQKGLKFNLINDNVNDSPRIHLPLNYPPGSPDLGRHYRSNSPLPSIQLQPQSPSASKKHQAVQDLPATNTFVGTGDNNSTGSDQYSDYSYKANPPKYSNKQLPHRRVTFSTANQAQDLQDASQHSYYDSGLEESETPSSKSSSGPRIGPLALPEDHYERTTPDGSIGEMEHPENGKTRPQASSRRGDDR; this comes from the exons ATGGCGCTGCCCAGGTGGggggttctgctggttctggcCGTCGTCCTGCTGGCCTCCTGCGGCGCCGCGCCCACCGACATCCTCTACCGGGTTCCTGAGGAGCAGCCGCCCAACACGCTGATCGGCAGCCTGGCGTCGGACCAGGGCCTGCCCGACACCGGACACCTCTACAAGCTGGAGGTGGGCTCGCCCTACCTGAGGGTGGACGGCAAGACGGGCGACATCTACACCACCGAGATCCCCATCGACCGCGAGACTCTCAGGGACTGCCGCAACCTGTTTCCGGGCGACAAATGCTTCCTGGAGTTCGAGGTGTCGATCACCGACATGGTGAAGGGCATCGGCTCGGGGCCGCGGCTCATCGAGGGCCGCATCGAGATCCTGGACATCAACGACAACACGCCGCAGTTCTCCTCGCCCATCCTCACGCTGTCCATCCCCGAGAACACCCACATCGGCGCCCTCTTCTCCATCCCCGTCGCCACCGACAAGGACTCCGGCGACAACGGCATCGCCGAGTACACGCTGACCGCCGGGCCGGACGCCGACCAGCTCTTCAGCATGCAGGTGGTGGTGGACACGGACGAGAAGCTGCCGCAGCTCATCGTCATGGGCAACCTGGACCGCGAGAAGAAGGACTCGTACGACCTGAACATCCGGGTGGTGGACGGCGGGAAGCCTCCCAGGGCCAGCAGCGCTCTGCTCAGGGTCACCGTCACCGACCAGAACGACAACGCCCCCAAGTTTGAGAGGAGTCAGTATGAAGCCGAGCTGCCGGAGAACAGTCCGCTGGGACACTCGGTGCTGCAG GTTCGAGCCAACGATGCCGACACTGGCAGCAATGGAGAGATCGACTACAGCCTCCATCAGGCACCGGAGACGGTCCAGAGGCTTCTGCGCATCGACCGCTCCTCAGGCGTCATCTACGTCAAAGGCCTGGTGGACCGAGAAGAAGAAAACTTCCTCAAGTTCTTCGTGGTGGCCAGAGATCGTGGGCCCACCTCCAAGAGCTCCAAAGTCCTGGTGACCATTAACGTCAAGGACCGCAACGACAACCAACCTGCCATCGAGATCCGCGGCATCGGCTTGGTAACACACCAGGACGGCGTGGCCAACATCTCCGAGGACATGCCCATTGGCACGCCGGTGGCACTGGTGCAGGTGTCGGACCGTGACGAAGGGGAGAACGCGGTGGTGACGTGCGTGGTCGCCGGCGACGTTCCATTTCAGCTCCGACCTGCGAGTGAGTCGGCCAACGATCGGAAGAGGAAATACTTCCTGCAGACGACGACCCTGCTGGATTACGAGCGCGTTAAGGATTACAGGATTGAAATCGTCGCTGTGGATTCTGGGAACCCGGCACTGTCCAGCACCAACTCTCTCAAAGTCCAGGTCACAGACATGAACGACAACACACCCACCTTTTCCCCCGTCATGCTGGAGGTGGACTTTCCAGAAGGAAACCAGCCAGGTGACAAAGTTCTGGATATTGTGGCAACCGATGCCGACAGCGGCACCAATGCAGAGCTGGTCTACAGCATCATCGAGCTCTCGGCCACCAGCCTGTTTGAAATCGATGCTGTCACCGGGGAGGTTCGTGTGAAGAACCTGCTGGATCGGGAAGAAATGGAGCGCTACGAGTTCCGGGTGACGGCGGCCGATAAGGGCGTTCCCAGTAAAACTGGCACCGCTACAGTAGTGATAAATGTCCTCGACCGCAACGACAATGACCCCAAGTTTATGCTGAACGGCTACAGCTTCTCCGTCAACGAGAACATGCCTCCGCTCAACCCTGTTGGTGTAGTAACTGTCACTGATGCTGATAAGGGTGAGAATTCCCAAGTGAGGCTGTTTGTGGAACCGGACAACGGCAAGTTTGTCGTCCAGAACGGGACAGGAACCATCCTGTCCAGCATCTCCTTTGACCGTGAGAAGGAGAGCACCTACACCTTCCGCCTGAAGGCTGTGGATGCCGGTGAACCACCTCGATCCTCCTACGTGGGCGTCACCATCAATGTCCTGGACGAGAACGACAATGCCCCCTACGTCACCAAGCCGGCTAACTCCTCCTACAAATACCTGACACCCGTCACCCCACTGGACACCagtgtggaggtggtggaggctGAGGACATTGACGCCGGGCCCAACGCTGAGCTGTACTACACCATCACAGGCGGGAATCCGTACGGACTGTTCGAGATCTCACCCAGCAGCGGGGAGATCACGCTGGCGCAGGAATTCACTGGCAAGCACAACGGGCTCCACCGGCTGGTTGTGAAGGTCAGCGATAAAGGCAAACCTCCTCGACACACCACCGCTCTGGTCCACGTTTATGTCAACGACACCAAGTCCAACGTGTCCCTGATTGAGGCGCTGGTTGGCCACAGCCTCTACACGCCTCTGGACACGGACATCGCCGGAGATCCCAACTACGCCATCACTCAGCGCAGCAACATCCTGTACGGCAGCCTGGCGGGAATCGCTGGTGTGATTCTGGTCATCGTGGCCGTGGTGGTCATCAGGCACCGGCTGCAGAAGGACACTAAGAGCGGCTACCAGGCCGGCAAGAAGGAGAGCAAAGACCTGTACGCTCCGAAACAAGGCCCTAAAAACGGCAAGGGGAAAAAGAGCAAGAAAGGAAAAGCGCCGAAACCAGCCAAGCCgctggaggaggacgaggaggcgAGCCTCCAGAAAGGCCTCAAGTTCAACCTGATCAACGACAATGTCAACGACAGTCCCAGAATCCACCTGCCTCTCAACTACCCGCCTGGAAGCCCCGATCTGGGCCGGCACTACCGCTCCAACTCCCCCCTGCCGTCCATCCAGCTGCAGCCCCAGTCGCCCTCCGCCTCCAAGAAGCACCAGGCCGTTCAGGACCTCCCCGCCACCAACACCTTCGTGGGGACGGGCGACAACAACTCCACGGGCTCCGACCAATATTCGGATTACAGCTACAAGGCCAACCCACCCAAATACAGCAACAAACAG
- the LOC110960409 gene encoding protocadherin-1-like isoform X2: protein MALPRWGVLLVLAVVLLASCGAAPTDILYRVPEEQPPNTLIGSLASDQGLPDTGHLYKLEVGSPYLRVDGKTGDIYTTEIPIDRETLRDCRNLFPGDKCFLEFEVSITDMVKGIGSGPRLIEGRIEILDINDNTPQFSSPILTLSIPENTHIGALFSIPVATDKDSGDNGIAEYTLTAGPDADQLFSMQVVVDTDEKLPQLIVMGNLDREKKDSYDLNIRVVDGGKPPRASSALLRVTVTDQNDNAPKFERSQYEAELPENSPLGHSVLQVRANDADTGSNGEIDYSLHQAPETVQRLLRIDRSSGVIYVKGLVDREEENFLKFFVVARDRGPTSKSSKVLVTINVKDRNDNQPAIEIRGIGLVTHQDGVANISEDMPIGTPVALVQVSDRDEGENAVVTCVVAGDVPFQLRPASESANDRKRKYFLQTTTLLDYERVKDYRIEIVAVDSGNPALSSTNSLKVQVTDMNDNTPTFSPVMLEVDFPEGNQPGDKVLDIVATDADSGTNAELVYSIIELSATSLFEIDAVTGEVRVKNLLDREEMERYEFRVTAADKGVPSKTGTATVVINVLDRNDNDPKFMLNGYSFSVNENMPPLNPVGVVTVTDADKGENSQVRLFVEPDNGKFVVQNGTGTILSSISFDREKESTYTFRLKAVDAGEPPRSSYVGVTINVLDENDNAPYVTKPANSSYKYLTPVTPLDTSVEVVEAEDIDAGPNAELYYTITGGNPYGLFEISPSSGEITLAQEFTGKHNGLHRLVVKVSDKGKPPRHTTALVHVYVNDTKSNVSLIEALVGHSLYTPLDTDIAGDPNYAITQRSNILYGSLAGIAGVILVIVAVVVIRHRLQKDTKSGYQAGKKESKDLYAPKQGPKNGKGKKSKKGKAPKPAKPLEEDEEASLQKGLKFNLINDNVNDSPRIHLPLNYPPGSPDLGRHYRSNSPLPSIQLQPQSPSASKKHQAVQDLPATNTFVGTGDNNSTGSDQYSDYSYKANPPKYSNKQLPHRRVTFSTANQAQDLQDASQHSYYDSGLEESETPSSKSSSGPRIGPLALPEDHYERTTPDGSIGEMEHPENGKTRWSVVKHPAGEGGRTKKTALRQN from the exons ATGGCGCTGCCCAGGTGGggggttctgctggttctggcCGTCGTCCTGCTGGCCTCCTGCGGCGCCGCGCCCACCGACATCCTCTACCGGGTTCCTGAGGAGCAGCCGCCCAACACGCTGATCGGCAGCCTGGCGTCGGACCAGGGCCTGCCCGACACCGGACACCTCTACAAGCTGGAGGTGGGCTCGCCCTACCTGAGGGTGGACGGCAAGACGGGCGACATCTACACCACCGAGATCCCCATCGACCGCGAGACTCTCAGGGACTGCCGCAACCTGTTTCCGGGCGACAAATGCTTCCTGGAGTTCGAGGTGTCGATCACCGACATGGTGAAGGGCATCGGCTCGGGGCCGCGGCTCATCGAGGGCCGCATCGAGATCCTGGACATCAACGACAACACGCCGCAGTTCTCCTCGCCCATCCTCACGCTGTCCATCCCCGAGAACACCCACATCGGCGCCCTCTTCTCCATCCCCGTCGCCACCGACAAGGACTCCGGCGACAACGGCATCGCCGAGTACACGCTGACCGCCGGGCCGGACGCCGACCAGCTCTTCAGCATGCAGGTGGTGGTGGACACGGACGAGAAGCTGCCGCAGCTCATCGTCATGGGCAACCTGGACCGCGAGAAGAAGGACTCGTACGACCTGAACATCCGGGTGGTGGACGGCGGGAAGCCTCCCAGGGCCAGCAGCGCTCTGCTCAGGGTCACCGTCACCGACCAGAACGACAACGCCCCCAAGTTTGAGAGGAGTCAGTATGAAGCCGAGCTGCCGGAGAACAGTCCGCTGGGACACTCGGTGCTGCAG GTTCGAGCCAACGATGCCGACACTGGCAGCAATGGAGAGATCGACTACAGCCTCCATCAGGCACCGGAGACGGTCCAGAGGCTTCTGCGCATCGACCGCTCCTCAGGCGTCATCTACGTCAAAGGCCTGGTGGACCGAGAAGAAGAAAACTTCCTCAAGTTCTTCGTGGTGGCCAGAGATCGTGGGCCCACCTCCAAGAGCTCCAAAGTCCTGGTGACCATTAACGTCAAGGACCGCAACGACAACCAACCTGCCATCGAGATCCGCGGCATCGGCTTGGTAACACACCAGGACGGCGTGGCCAACATCTCCGAGGACATGCCCATTGGCACGCCGGTGGCACTGGTGCAGGTGTCGGACCGTGACGAAGGGGAGAACGCGGTGGTGACGTGCGTGGTCGCCGGCGACGTTCCATTTCAGCTCCGACCTGCGAGTGAGTCGGCCAACGATCGGAAGAGGAAATACTTCCTGCAGACGACGACCCTGCTGGATTACGAGCGCGTTAAGGATTACAGGATTGAAATCGTCGCTGTGGATTCTGGGAACCCGGCACTGTCCAGCACCAACTCTCTCAAAGTCCAGGTCACAGACATGAACGACAACACACCCACCTTTTCCCCCGTCATGCTGGAGGTGGACTTTCCAGAAGGAAACCAGCCAGGTGACAAAGTTCTGGATATTGTGGCAACCGATGCCGACAGCGGCACCAATGCAGAGCTGGTCTACAGCATCATCGAGCTCTCGGCCACCAGCCTGTTTGAAATCGATGCTGTCACCGGGGAGGTTCGTGTGAAGAACCTGCTGGATCGGGAAGAAATGGAGCGCTACGAGTTCCGGGTGACGGCGGCCGATAAGGGCGTTCCCAGTAAAACTGGCACCGCTACAGTAGTGATAAATGTCCTCGACCGCAACGACAATGACCCCAAGTTTATGCTGAACGGCTACAGCTTCTCCGTCAACGAGAACATGCCTCCGCTCAACCCTGTTGGTGTAGTAACTGTCACTGATGCTGATAAGGGTGAGAATTCCCAAGTGAGGCTGTTTGTGGAACCGGACAACGGCAAGTTTGTCGTCCAGAACGGGACAGGAACCATCCTGTCCAGCATCTCCTTTGACCGTGAGAAGGAGAGCACCTACACCTTCCGCCTGAAGGCTGTGGATGCCGGTGAACCACCTCGATCCTCCTACGTGGGCGTCACCATCAATGTCCTGGACGAGAACGACAATGCCCCCTACGTCACCAAGCCGGCTAACTCCTCCTACAAATACCTGACACCCGTCACCCCACTGGACACCagtgtggaggtggtggaggctGAGGACATTGACGCCGGGCCCAACGCTGAGCTGTACTACACCATCACAGGCGGGAATCCGTACGGACTGTTCGAGATCTCACCCAGCAGCGGGGAGATCACGCTGGCGCAGGAATTCACTGGCAAGCACAACGGGCTCCACCGGCTGGTTGTGAAGGTCAGCGATAAAGGCAAACCTCCTCGACACACCACCGCTCTGGTCCACGTTTATGTCAACGACACCAAGTCCAACGTGTCCCTGATTGAGGCGCTGGTTGGCCACAGCCTCTACACGCCTCTGGACACGGACATCGCCGGAGATCCCAACTACGCCATCACTCAGCGCAGCAACATCCTGTACGGCAGCCTGGCGGGAATCGCTGGTGTGATTCTGGTCATCGTGGCCGTGGTGGTCATCAGGCACCGGCTGCAGAAGGACACTAAGAGCGGCTACCAGGCCGGCAAGAAGGAGAGCAAAGACCTGTACGCTCCGAAACAAGGCCCTAAAAACGGCAAGGGGAAAAAGAGCAAGAAAGGAAAAGCGCCGAAACCAGCCAAGCCgctggaggaggacgaggaggcgAGCCTCCAGAAAGGCCTCAAGTTCAACCTGATCAACGACAATGTCAACGACAGTCCCAGAATCCACCTGCCTCTCAACTACCCGCCTGGAAGCCCCGATCTGGGCCGGCACTACCGCTCCAACTCCCCCCTGCCGTCCATCCAGCTGCAGCCCCAGTCGCCCTCCGCCTCCAAGAAGCACCAGGCCGTTCAGGACCTCCCCGCCACCAACACCTTCGTGGGGACGGGCGACAACAACTCCACGGGCTCCGACCAATATTCGGATTACAGCTACAAGGCCAACCCACCCAAATACAGCAACAAACAG
- the LOC110960409 gene encoding protocadherin-1-like isoform X5, with translation MALPRWGVLLVLAVVLLASCGAAPTDILYRVPEEQPPNTLIGSLASDQGLPDTGHLYKLEVGSPYLRVDGKTGDIYTTEIPIDRETLRDCRNLFPGDKCFLEFEVSITDMVKGIGSGPRLIEGRIEILDINDNTPQFSSPILTLSIPENTHIGALFSIPVATDKDSGDNGIAEYTLTAGPDADQLFSMQVVVDTDEKLPQLIVMGNLDREKKDSYDLNIRVVDGGKPPRASSALLRVTVTDQNDNAPKFERSQYEAELPENSPLGHSVLQVRANDADTGSNGEIDYSLHQAPETVQRLLRIDRSSGVIYVKGLVDREEENFLKFFVVARDRGPTSKSSKVLVTINVKDRNDNQPAIEIRGIGLVTHQDGVANISEDMPIGTPVALVQVSDRDEGENAVVTCVVAGDVPFQLRPASESANDRKRKYFLQTTTLLDYERVKDYRIEIVAVDSGNPALSSTNSLKVQVTDMNDNTPTFSPVMLEVDFPEGNQPGDKVLDIVATDADSGTNAELVYSIIELSATSLFEIDAVTGEVRVKNLLDREEMERYEFRVTAADKGVPSKTGTATVVINVLDRNDNDPKFMLNGYSFSVNENMPPLNPVGVVTVTDADKGENSQVRLFVEPDNGKFVVQNGTGTILSSISFDREKESTYTFRLKAVDAGEPPRSSYVGVTINVLDENDNAPYVTKPANSSYKYLTPVTPLDTSVEVVEAEDIDAGPNAELYYTITGGNPYGLFEISPSSGEITLAQEFTGKHNGLHRLVVKVSDKGKPPRHTTALVHVYVNDTKSNVSLIEALVGHSLYTPLDTDIAGDPNYAITQRSNILYGSLAGIAGVILVIVAVVVIRHRLQKDTKSGYQAGKKESKDLYAPKQGPKNGKGKKSKKGKAPKPAKPLEEDEEASLQKGLKFNLINDNVNDSPRIHLPLNYPPGSPDLGRHYRSNSPLPSIQLQPQSPSASKKHQAVQDLPATNTFVGTGDNNSTGSDQYSDYSYKANPPKYSNKQVGDYANTPMYYRDIHWTNRVW, from the exons ATGGCGCTGCCCAGGTGGggggttctgctggttctggcCGTCGTCCTGCTGGCCTCCTGCGGCGCCGCGCCCACCGACATCCTCTACCGGGTTCCTGAGGAGCAGCCGCCCAACACGCTGATCGGCAGCCTGGCGTCGGACCAGGGCCTGCCCGACACCGGACACCTCTACAAGCTGGAGGTGGGCTCGCCCTACCTGAGGGTGGACGGCAAGACGGGCGACATCTACACCACCGAGATCCCCATCGACCGCGAGACTCTCAGGGACTGCCGCAACCTGTTTCCGGGCGACAAATGCTTCCTGGAGTTCGAGGTGTCGATCACCGACATGGTGAAGGGCATCGGCTCGGGGCCGCGGCTCATCGAGGGCCGCATCGAGATCCTGGACATCAACGACAACACGCCGCAGTTCTCCTCGCCCATCCTCACGCTGTCCATCCCCGAGAACACCCACATCGGCGCCCTCTTCTCCATCCCCGTCGCCACCGACAAGGACTCCGGCGACAACGGCATCGCCGAGTACACGCTGACCGCCGGGCCGGACGCCGACCAGCTCTTCAGCATGCAGGTGGTGGTGGACACGGACGAGAAGCTGCCGCAGCTCATCGTCATGGGCAACCTGGACCGCGAGAAGAAGGACTCGTACGACCTGAACATCCGGGTGGTGGACGGCGGGAAGCCTCCCAGGGCCAGCAGCGCTCTGCTCAGGGTCACCGTCACCGACCAGAACGACAACGCCCCCAAGTTTGAGAGGAGTCAGTATGAAGCCGAGCTGCCGGAGAACAGTCCGCTGGGACACTCGGTGCTGCAG GTTCGAGCCAACGATGCCGACACTGGCAGCAATGGAGAGATCGACTACAGCCTCCATCAGGCACCGGAGACGGTCCAGAGGCTTCTGCGCATCGACCGCTCCTCAGGCGTCATCTACGTCAAAGGCCTGGTGGACCGAGAAGAAGAAAACTTCCTCAAGTTCTTCGTGGTGGCCAGAGATCGTGGGCCCACCTCCAAGAGCTCCAAAGTCCTGGTGACCATTAACGTCAAGGACCGCAACGACAACCAACCTGCCATCGAGATCCGCGGCATCGGCTTGGTAACACACCAGGACGGCGTGGCCAACATCTCCGAGGACATGCCCATTGGCACGCCGGTGGCACTGGTGCAGGTGTCGGACCGTGACGAAGGGGAGAACGCGGTGGTGACGTGCGTGGTCGCCGGCGACGTTCCATTTCAGCTCCGACCTGCGAGTGAGTCGGCCAACGATCGGAAGAGGAAATACTTCCTGCAGACGACGACCCTGCTGGATTACGAGCGCGTTAAGGATTACAGGATTGAAATCGTCGCTGTGGATTCTGGGAACCCGGCACTGTCCAGCACCAACTCTCTCAAAGTCCAGGTCACAGACATGAACGACAACACACCCACCTTTTCCCCCGTCATGCTGGAGGTGGACTTTCCAGAAGGAAACCAGCCAGGTGACAAAGTTCTGGATATTGTGGCAACCGATGCCGACAGCGGCACCAATGCAGAGCTGGTCTACAGCATCATCGAGCTCTCGGCCACCAGCCTGTTTGAAATCGATGCTGTCACCGGGGAGGTTCGTGTGAAGAACCTGCTGGATCGGGAAGAAATGGAGCGCTACGAGTTCCGGGTGACGGCGGCCGATAAGGGCGTTCCCAGTAAAACTGGCACCGCTACAGTAGTGATAAATGTCCTCGACCGCAACGACAATGACCCCAAGTTTATGCTGAACGGCTACAGCTTCTCCGTCAACGAGAACATGCCTCCGCTCAACCCTGTTGGTGTAGTAACTGTCACTGATGCTGATAAGGGTGAGAATTCCCAAGTGAGGCTGTTTGTGGAACCGGACAACGGCAAGTTTGTCGTCCAGAACGGGACAGGAACCATCCTGTCCAGCATCTCCTTTGACCGTGAGAAGGAGAGCACCTACACCTTCCGCCTGAAGGCTGTGGATGCCGGTGAACCACCTCGATCCTCCTACGTGGGCGTCACCATCAATGTCCTGGACGAGAACGACAATGCCCCCTACGTCACCAAGCCGGCTAACTCCTCCTACAAATACCTGACACCCGTCACCCCACTGGACACCagtgtggaggtggtggaggctGAGGACATTGACGCCGGGCCCAACGCTGAGCTGTACTACACCATCACAGGCGGGAATCCGTACGGACTGTTCGAGATCTCACCCAGCAGCGGGGAGATCACGCTGGCGCAGGAATTCACTGGCAAGCACAACGGGCTCCACCGGCTGGTTGTGAAGGTCAGCGATAAAGGCAAACCTCCTCGACACACCACCGCTCTGGTCCACGTTTATGTCAACGACACCAAGTCCAACGTGTCCCTGATTGAGGCGCTGGTTGGCCACAGCCTCTACACGCCTCTGGACACGGACATCGCCGGAGATCCCAACTACGCCATCACTCAGCGCAGCAACATCCTGTACGGCAGCCTGGCGGGAATCGCTGGTGTGATTCTGGTCATCGTGGCCGTGGTGGTCATCAGGCACCGGCTGCAGAAGGACACTAAGAGCGGCTACCAGGCCGGCAAGAAGGAGAGCAAAGACCTGTACGCTCCGAAACAAGGCCCTAAAAACGGCAAGGGGAAAAAGAGCAAGAAAGGAAAAGCGCCGAAACCAGCCAAGCCgctggaggaggacgaggaggcgAGCCTCCAGAAAGGCCTCAAGTTCAACCTGATCAACGACAATGTCAACGACAGTCCCAGAATCCACCTGCCTCTCAACTACCCGCCTGGAAGCCCCGATCTGGGCCGGCACTACCGCTCCAACTCCCCCCTGCCGTCCATCCAGCTGCAGCCCCAGTCGCCCTCCGCCTCCAAGAAGCACCAGGCCGTTCAGGACCTCCCCGCCACCAACACCTTCGTGGGGACGGGCGACAACAACTCCACGGGCTCCGACCAATATTCGGATTACAGCTACAAGGCCAACCCACCCAAATACAGCAACAAACAGGTAGGAGACTACGCAAACACGCCAATGTACTACAGGGACATCCATTGGACCAACCGGGTGTGGTAG